GAGGAAGTTCGGCCTGCAGAGCTCGCCGAGGACGTCTGCGTCCGCTTCAGGCTTCCAGGCTTCTTCTTTTTAGCGGTTGGTGACGTGAACCTTTGCTCAGCTGACTTCCCTCAACAGGCCTCAAGTGCATTGGAATCACTTTCATTGATTAATTCGGGGATCTTTAATCGGGCTCTGGTTTTATGTTAAGGTGCCAtacctgtgaatgtgtgtgagtctgttctgatttcagtttctttcatctctttgtttttgttgtttgtttatttttatgaacTGTTTTGAGGAGTTAACGTATCACAGCCCAAACCAACTGGGCGACCcactcctttttttttcctgtttttttttaagtcgtCTTTAACACATCAGAAACCACTTAAGTGTCGCTGAAATGACGATCAGTCTGTGTCAAACTCAGCAAACACTGCAAAATACGATATCTGGGTGAATTCCTCTTCTATATAAATGTACTTTCTAAATTTTGAGGTTTTAATTGTTAAATTGATTAACTTATTTCTAGACTTTGTTTGATCAGTAATTGTTTCTTATCTGGTTAAAACTTTATctgcaattttattttatttcgttttttttttttttttttttccttattgGAATAATCATTTAATTTTATCGGCCAATAATGCAACACAAATGCTTATTTGCTATATAATTTTTCAGAAATAATGTTTGAATTTGTAAAACAGTCTTCCAGTGGAATGACCGACTATATAAAACTACTTTTACcagtccaaaaaaaagaaaaaaaaaagtctaaaatgAAGGGAATTCATCTTACAGTATTGGGAGCAGTCTCAAAATGAAACACCACACGTTTTGGTGAGAATTCTGATCCCGTTTGTGGTGCAGAAAGCCCTGCGTGCTGAAATAATCAGCGATGATTTCACAGCAGGTGGGTTTTGTCTCGtttgttattttcttttattattatttttttatattttcctcTTTTTGTATCGTCACAGAACTGTTGAAACTGTTATTCCTAGCCACTAATGTTTCAGTGAGATCCGGTCTGTGGACTCAGAAAGCCAATTTATTTgtgcctaaaaaaaaaaagcgtgcTCTAAAAATGATGATAATATATGCGAGTAGTGGACTTGATGTACATATGGGGAAACTAATGGCGAACTATTTATTAAAGGTTTATTGATACTGATGTGCTGCTCTTGTGTGGATATAATATTACCAAGCCCCTCCGCCCCTCTGAGGCTATCGGAAGGAAACTGATCTGGCCAAGAAATGTCTCCAGGATGTGCTTTCTTATCAGTGTATCAACAGCCTGGCACACCGGGCCATTCGGGGGTTCTTTCACTATTCAGAGACTAATTCCAGTTTAGTTTAAACATTCCAGATTTCAATCCTTTCTGCTGCCATGGAAACGATGTTTTATCTGtttaatgtattcatatagAGCTTTTCTGTAAAGATGGAGAGAATAGGAAGACCCACTACTACAACCCTTTTctcttgccactttattagaaacacctacctgttggCTCCACTGTGCAGGTGAAGTCTCTGGCTGTTGCTGCCCAGTTTCTCAGCCTCCCCTGGATTGAGACTGGCTCAGCCTGCTAGTTACAAACTGCAGGATCATCTTAATTCTGCAGGAATCGAGAATTTAACCGGAGCGGTGTAGTCGAGGTCTCGGCCGACAGTCTCTGCTACAAAGATCAGGGTTTGGGAGGTCATTtaatacagtggaggaaatgaTCATTTGACCCCTCGCTGATTTTGTCAGTTATAGTGGGTCATAATTATTTCCTTCACTGAAAGTCACATTTCCAAAAAAAACTATTTCAACAAAACCGGTTCTGTGAACGGATCGGTCAAAAATGGAAGGTTCTGGACGGCTTTAGGTAAAAAGGAAAGGCTGCGGTGAGGTGAGTGTTCACCAGTCATCATTAGCTCAGTGATTGTTTTTAAAATCATGGCATTTGGAGGAACAGAAGATTGCGTTTATGAACTTGAGGTTCAGggtgttttttgttgttcttgttttttAGCTGAAGTTGGGTTCGGGATGTCCAGGTGTCCAGGGAGTCCAGACGCTGAGAGTGATCTGCCGGTGACCGTAAGTCTTCTAAACTCATTCtgtgaattaaataaatacttctTAACTGTTATTTAACGCATGTTATATATGAGCACAGATGATGGCAGTTGGTTGGATTTAAGAAGATTAGTCCGGTTGCAGTTGCTGTTGGTACCAAAGCAGATACCAGCTATTTGGCGTAGGTTAAATAGgattcttcattattattattattatgtttttgtttcttttctggGGTGATGCCTCTACTATTTACTGACTAATATGCAACAGTAGAGGCCCAAGCAAGTCCATGGGCCCTATTTTCTCTTAGGTGAACCGCcaacagcttgatttaggggcgtgtcggtgtgtttTTGCGATCATGGCGACGGGAAAAGTTCACCTTGCACGGCTCAAAACTCACAAAAGtgtcttaatgaatcatgggtgtgtttgtttcgGGCGTAACGTTCAACAATGAACCAATCAGCGCGTCTCTCatcgttccctttaagagccaggtgcggtctgactgacTTTGGGGGATTGCTATTTcggtggtgtaaagcgtgggggggtggTACGAGCGCTGGGCTGCttgcgcctgtgttgacaattcactgctgagatagcaacgaccgtctgtctgtctgacgaacgtctgtctaggtTGATTTCCATAAACTGACTTGAACTTCTCCTCCACAGGCGGTGAGCGTGAGCCAGCCCAGGAGATTAAAATACTGACCACTCTTCATCATCTGACTTTGaaaggtgtgttttgttttgttttttagtaaaaatgaaacttttatataatatataaacaacTGAGTAGCACCTGGACGAGGACCAGAACTATAAAATCTGAGGAAAGAAACGTTCGAGTTttgaagaaatgtcttctttctgtttctgtttctggaGTTGAAAAACCTGTAGCTTTAAGAGCAGAAATTTGGGAGGGAGGCTCTGTGATATGAAAGTGACCAAAGCAGAGATGCTGGCTCTGTTCTTTCATTTTCTTGCCTGtccaggagggagagagagagagagagagagagagagagaagactggGGCAGGTCATGGACGTTCCTCAGGGACTCTTCGTTCTACTTGCGGCTCTTCTAACATCTCCTGAAGGTAAAAGATCCTCATACTGCCGGAGAAATCCACAGAGCTCAgatctagaacctgcttttaaaatcacatcattaaaatggtggagggatacatgctgcctttagggtgtagtgcggctacagaaagtagtccctaaagaaaactggattagttgagattctctattcttcactattttaccttcatcgtcatcatcactccatataaaactcagactcgtatagctgcactggtgggtttggtaAGGTGATCAGATTTCTGAAATAAAAACCGAGGGTGTTTCCTGGTAcagaaattattatataattaaaatctCAATttcttaaatattataaaaagggGGCAGTTCCAGTTTGATGCTTTTTCACCATGCTAACTGTTGTAGTGTAATAAATATGGCGAAGGTGGTAAAGTGGGTACTAAGGaactttatactgtatcagtgTGTCCTACGGTAGCCTGTCCTGCTGAGTGACTCTGTGGTGATCAGAATAATAAATGACTTTTGGAACCTTTTGCTCCCTTTCTTTCCTTTCGGTCTTTTCCGATCTGgtcttcctcctctccttcctctcccctctccctaCAGGGATTAAAGCAAAATGAAAGCatattcttattttttaaattccTCAAGCATCTACAAATCATAAAACGAGTTTCAGAGCTGGTCCACGTTGGCTCTCCACGCCTGCTAAACTAATAGcatgttaaatatgttaaattatgGGATTTCAGCTCCACCCACACGGTCATTACTGCTGTTCCCCGCAACCATAGAAGAAACGCACACCTCGCTGAACTCACAGTTCAATAAATAATGCTCTGTTTATCAGTGATGATGATCTGGACCTACTGTTTCTGTAGGTTCTGTGTTCTGTGCCCAGAAACTCCTCCACATCACTCCAGAAGATCCACTGGTCAAGCTCGGCAGCATGCTGACCATCAACTGTTCTACATCCTGTTCCTCTGCCACGCCTATGTGGAATATTATGAAGGACAGCATCTCTGCAACTGCAGCAGGTCATGGGGACTACAGCACCATGGAGATCCACCACGTCACAATAGATGATACAGCTTTCACCTGTTCAGTGAAGTGTGGTCAGAAACCCTTACGGGCTACTGTCAAGCTTTATCGTAAGTCTCAGATTTCAGAAGATCTCTAACAGACTGTTTATGTGCTTTCTGACACGGTACTCACTACAGTGTTATCTAGaacagagctgttctacagtggaggtgaagcaTGTTGGGTTGATGgtcccagtaagaccagtgtTATGGAAATGTGGTTTCCTCCATAAAGCTTTTTCAGACCTGATCATCAGCACTGACCCAGCGGAGCCGGAGACCGGCCGGCCGTTCCGGCTGAAGTGTGTAGTGGACGTTGATCGCAGTGTGTCGGccgagctgaagctgaagcgtGGAGGGACGGTTCTGGTCAGCGGGACGGTGTGTGGAGGGGATGACGCACTTCTGCACTGTGAGGTTTCTGCTGAAGAGGTCAGCGAGGCGTCTGAAGCCCTGTACGAGTGTGAGGCTACACTGCGGGTACGGTCCTCACAGcgcactgaacacactgcttTAGCGCTGAAGCTCAGAGGTACGTCACATGATGTGGATCTACACCGTAAGGGCGGAGCTGTTTCCATCAACTTTCAGACCAAATAAAAGTGCACTATGATGGTTATGACTGTTGCTCATTTTAATCAAACTGAGTTTAGTGATCAATACCTTCAGAAAAACTAGTTTTAAAAAGGTTATTTTATTGCTGAAGAAGAAAAGACTAATTGTATAAATTTAGATACAAAaactgctaaactgctgtaggctgaatgggcggggctaaactgctgtaggccgaatgggcggggctaaactgcagatGGACGATTATGTTGCATATTCTTAACAGTAATAATCCACAATCCATAATCCATTTCTGTTTTTCAGAACCTGCAGCGTCCATGAAAACAGCACTGTCCACAGCCCCACCACCATCCACAGCACTGTCCACAGCACTGTccacagcaccaccaccatccacaGCACTGTCCACAGCCCCACCACCATCCACAGCACTGTCCACAGCACCGTCCACAGCAGCAgtagtcagtgagagagtacctGATGAAACCGAGGGCAGGAACACTCAGTCCAGCACTAAAGGTAAGGTTTATCTTCTCCTCCACTTTTAACcataaagttttaaaaacagCAGGTCTGCAGTTCAGGAGACGTGATTGACAGGAACAgtagtttatatttatatatctgtatatatgaACGTTTATAGCTACTGTGGGTTTCAATCAGTCTGACTTTCTCAGACACCAGAATAGGCAGAGGCGTCAAGGGCACTTCTGAGATTATATCTAGCTGTCTGTCCCCGTCTGGAGCCACTGGGTCATCTTTATCTAGTGTAAACAGCCCAGAGCCAGAGATCCTGAAGATCTGAAGACCCAGTGCTGAAACACTCCTACAGCAGAACAGCAGACCGAGACGAGCAGCTTTACCACgttagtgtttatttaaagaGAAACTCCCCCCAACCTTCTACCTGCACCGTTAAGCAGCTCAGATCTGAACTGACTAGATTCTAggtaacctcccccagtcagagctggagttctacagtggaggttctagataagctcccccagtcagagctgtggttctacagtggaggtgaagggaagcagacgtctgaagctctaataaaaagaagctcctcagagaaagttcttcacctaatggtgatgaagacgctgcctaaagcctgagacactgttctaccagagttctgagaagagtttagGTCTCACCCTGCTTGCACACCGTAACAcagagggtaaaaaaaaaaaaacacaccatagcaaccacctagcgacACCCTCTAAACCAGCATTACACGTGTACATAGggttctctacagagacacacttcagCACATTCGAACACCCACTTAATTAACCCTTAAATTATTACAGGTAGTCACTgactaactctatataacattataataaacccaaataaacataattacaggtagagacactcactgaccactgactttatataacattagaataaaccctaaataAACAgtcaattacaggtagacgctctcactgaccactgactttatgtttatttgggtttattctaatgttatatagagttaattacaggtagacactctcactgaccactgactttatgtttatttgggtttattctaatgttatatagagttaattacaggtagacactctcactgaccactgactttatgtttatttgggtttattctaatgttatataaagtcagtggtcagtgagagcgtctacctgtaattaactctatataacattagaataaaccctaaataAACAGAgtcaattacaggtagacgTGTTTACTGACTGAAACAGTGTTGGAAGCTGGATGCTCAGTTCTGGTCCGGCTGGTCTGTAACACAGTGTTTCTCCTGTTTTCAGCAGAACAGTCCTCCAGCAGCGTCTGGCCATCTGTCATCACCTGTGGCTGTGTGGTCGTCCTGGCCGCCTTGGCCGTCCTGATCTACCGATGCTATAGACATAAAGTGGCACCTCAGGAGGAAGCTCCActtaagtgattttttttttttttttttcgccagCAGTTTAAACGTCTAACAGCAGAAATGTTTCATATATGAAGACTAAAATCCCGGCTGGTCTGATGGTGTGGAAGCCAGCATTgatttaaagaaataataaaaatatttaacacTTAAACGACAACACTGACCAGAGAACACGTCCGACACCATGTAGAGGGTGGCTCTGGGGTGGCTTTTATATTTAAACTCCAATAAAGAttcataaaaacacaacaagtaaTACATTCCTCATCTTTTCCAGCAAACTGCAACATACCGCCCACCCgacacaccatagcaacaccatagcagccacctagtaACACCAGCAACCTGCACCTTAGGAAACACGGctctctagcaaccacctaggacaccatagcaaccacttgggacacCATGTTTACACACTTTCACCTACAGCCGAAGAGTGACGGGGAGTAAAGAGGTCATCTTTTCCAAAATGAAACAGAatattttggagcgtttctattggtccattcattcagaaaTTCTGATGCAGTATAaagaactgtcagattcacatcatgtcaacAGTGATGCCAATCTATTGAACTGTTGAATGACCTTGATCACAACAATATTAGGTGATTATTGTTGTCTGACCAGGTTCTAATGCTAGCTGCAGATCCTTGAAATTGTATTCTTTAgtacctaataaactgtctagaggACTCTGGGTTTCGCTTATAATAATATCTCTGTGTAGTTTAGAGAATTTACGCCTCGGACACGACAAAGCTGGAACACAAAGGTTCTCGTAGAGAAAACGTTTGAGCTAAATGGAGGATCGGTCACTGGGCTGGACGAAGAGGAGCGGCTACaggaggaagttggggccaaacttgcTAAGATGATTAATTTGCGGTATTAAAAGGTTAATCGAGATGAATCGAGTGTTAACACTGACCGCACAAATAAAAACAGGTCATGTCTGGTCAGAAAATATGGCAATGGCTGCTAATaggccaccaattagcactggagctacaaggctgaTCCCTCAGCAGTTAGCATGGTGCCTTGTGGGCCTAATAGTGGGCCTAaatcctcacacactctcctcagactgtgtggaggtgttcagtatcTCAGTATATATAGACTTGATCAGGTGCTTCCTCCATCACACTGTGTGACTccctgttatctagaacacggACTGAAGTACATCAGTATAGTTAAGCAGCTTTATTTTGCTGATCAGAATCAGATCTGAGCTCCAACTCTGACTGCAGCTGGAGCGGCGATTCCTTCACTGTCCAGCAGGGGGCGGCGGTGTCTCAGCAAATCTGAGAggctttaaataataaaatctataaaatataaagataaaagcaaagatgtcaaataaatacatttatttattgcagcCTTTCTGATAAAAGCAGATGGTGTTGATCTGCCTGATGGACTTTCAGATGTTTCTGtagattaataaataaatgatgaccCTCTCTATACAGACTGTGgtgtttctcctcctctctttcctGCAGACGGTTGTTCTGGGAATCCTGATGCGCTCCATAGGCAATAAGAACACCATCCTCTTGGGCCTGGGCTTTCAGATCCTTCAGCTGGCCTGGTACGGCTTTGGCTCCCAGCCGTGGTGAGTGACCATCCTCAAAGATCAGAACCGTGATAGACCAAGATGACCCCTGCCCCCTTCTTTACCCTGCGTCTCCtagatcctctctgctgtcgcTGCAGTCGCACTGCACCAGCGTTTCCACAAGAGGGCACTAAAGCTGCACTGCCGGTGTCTACCTGGTGCTCTCCTTATTGGGCAGCTAGAGGGAACTCAAGAGGCACTTCAGGGTGAGTTGGGCAGGACGCCCTGTT
This portion of the Salminus brasiliensis chromosome 9, fSalBra1.hap2, whole genome shotgun sequence genome encodes:
- the LOC140562686 gene encoding uncharacterized protein isoform X1, which translates into the protein MDVPQGLFVLLAALLTSPEGSVFCAQKLLHITPEDPLVKLGSMLTINCSTSCSSATPMWNIMKDSISATAAGHGDYSTMEIHHVTIDDTAFTCSVKCGQKPLRATVKLYPFSDLIISTDPAEPETGRPFRLKCVVDVDRSVSAELKLKRGGTVLVSGTVCGGDDALLHCEVSAEEVSEASEALYECEATLRVRSSQRTEHTALALKLREPAASMKTALSTAPPPSTALSTALSTAPPPSTALSTAPPPSTALSTAPSTAAVVSERVPDETEGRNTQSSTKAEQSSSSVWPSVITCGCVVVLAALAVLIYRCYRHKVAPQEEAPLKRLFWES
- the LOC140562686 gene encoding uncharacterized protein isoform X2; this encodes MDVPQGLFVLLAALLTSPEGSVFCAQKLLHITPEDPLVKLGSMLTINCSTSCSSATPMWNIMKDSISATAAGHGDYSTMEIHHVTIDDTAFTCSVKCGQKPLRATVKLYPFSDLIISTDPAEPETGRPFRLKCVVDVDRSVSAELKLKRGGTVLVSGTVCGGDDALLHCEVSAEEVSEASEALYECEATLRVRSSQRTEHTALALKLREPAASMKTALSTAPPPSTALSTALSTAPPPSTALSTAPPPSTALSTAPSTAAVVSERVPDETEGRNTQSSTKEQSSSSVWPSVITCGCVVVLAALAVLIYRCYRHKVAPQEEAPLKRLFWES